TTGCCACAGGATGTCTTTCAAGCTATCCCCATCATCTTGGAGCAGCTAGTGTGCCTTCAGCAACAGCAGTTACAGCAAATCCAGCTCACTGAACAGATTAGAATCCAGGTTGCCATGATGACCCCACAGGGTCTGCAGCCATCAGTGGGTGCAGCAATGGATCCCCTCAAAGCTCTGGGTGCACACTTGTCTCAACAGctgtctgcagcagcagctctgatagGCAAAAGGACTGGCAGTCAGAGCCTTTCCATGGAGTCAGTAAAGCAAGGTAAACTACCTCTTCCCACTGGAATTCCCAACTCTCTGAGTGCAGGTTTGGGACAGTCGGCCTCTAAAACGGACATTTTGAAGGGTGTTCCGGATCTGGGGAGCCGTTTACAACCACTGCTGCCTCAGTCTTCAGGTGTCATGAGTTTTCCTAGCAACTTTAATGGTATCCAACCAGGGATTGACCCTTCTAAAAAGCTGAAAGCAAAGATGCTAACCCTCCCAACAGAATCAAAGAATGGGGAATTATTGTTCAAGCACAAGTGTAAATACTGTGGAAAAACCTTTGGCAACGACAGTGCCCTCCAGATTCACCTCCGTTCTCACACTGGAGAGAGGCCTTTCAAGTGTAACATCTGTGGAAACCGCTTTACAACCAAAGGAAACCTCAAAGTGCATTTCCAGAGACATAAAGATAAATATCCTAACATCAGTATGAATCCCCATCCTGTACCAGAGCATCTCGACAGTATCCCCACCAGCAGTGGTATTCCTTTTGGTATGTCTGTGCCCATCGATGAGTCAAATCTGACCGAAACTAAACCTGTCATAAGTCATCCAGCTGCTGGGTTCAATCCACAGTCAATACCAGGATTCAAACCCATGTTTGATGGCTTTGGGCGGGACCCGTTCTCTCAAAAGCCCTCCCCATCGACGAGTGATAGTTCCCCATCCATTTCCACAGTGTTTGGACGAGACCCGGGACTTGATCCAAATCACAAGGAGGCTAAAGAAATGCTTGGTGCATTCCATCACATGAATGGTGGTGCCCTTCCAGGAGAACCAAGCTCCGGAACAGCAAAACTTCAGCAAATGGTGGATGGGTTGGAAAAGAGGACCAACGATCCCAATGAGTGTGTGATCTGCCACAGGGTGCTCAGTTGTCAGAGCTCTCTCAAAATGCATTACCGCACACACACTGGTGAAAGGCCATACAAGTGCAAGATCTGTGGCCGTGCGTTCTCAACAAAGGGTAACCTCAAGGCTCACTATGGAGTGCATAGAGCCAACACTCCACTCAAAGTTCAACACTCGTGTCCCATCTGCCAGAAAAAGTTCACAAATGCTGTAGTTCTGCAGCAGCACATTCGTATGCACATGGGCGGGCAGATCCCCAACACTCCCATGCCAGAAAGCCAGTATGAAGCAACAGAAGCAATGGAGCCATCCCTACCAGAAGAGAAGTCTGTGGACAACAGTGGTGTTGAAGGAACCATGGAAGGTCATGAACCAGAGCTTCACTCCCAGAAGCTGACTGATTCCTTAAACTCTCTCCCATCTGCCACTGAAGAACATTCGCAAAAGCTTGCAGCCCCTTTACCGTTCTCCAGCCTAGATGTTCTGAAGAATCTCACCTCTGCCCTCGTCCTGAAACGGCAGAGCAGCACCGCTTCAGAAAGCGAGGGAACACCGAAAGGCTCTCCGCCaattcagaaagagcaggagtatCAGAACGGCCGAAGCCCAGCCATATCTGACTCAGCTGTGTCGTTTCACTCCTCTTCCCCAATGAACATCAGCAGCAAGTCCCCTGAGTCAGCAGGTGATGAATTTACTCGCAGTCTGACCAAACAAGAACATGATGGACCACAAGATGGAGGCGAGTCAAGTGGAGCCCTTGACCTCACCGCTTCTAGCAGCTTTAATACCAAAGTGATTAAAGAAGAACCCGGTGTCCTGTTTACAAATGGGGACTATGGTGAGTTTTAACTATGTTTAAATGTTGGTAGCTGTCAAATAACAGTGCATAGATCtaattttttctgtcttttgcaTTCACAGCTCCCAGCAACTTTCCTTTTATGAAGATTTCTCCAAGTTTGGGCAGCCTAGAAATGAAGATTCCACCCGAAAGTTCTCTGGGCCCTCATGGATTATTCAGCTCCCAAATGCCTCAGGGAACAGCTGTACCCTCCTCTATCTCCACGGCACCTCGGCGATCCACCAAACAGCATATATGTAATGCCTGTGGCAAGAACTTCTCATCGGCCAGTGCTTTGCAGATCCATGAGCGCACGCATACAGGGGAGAAACCATTTGCTTGCAATATCTGCGGTAGGGCTTTCACCACAAAGGGAAACCTGAAAGTAAGTCTTCAGAGGGTTTTTGGGAATTGCTGAGGTCAATTTTGGGTATCGGCTTTTGACTAGgtaatttattctctttttaaagGTACATATTGGCACCCACATGTGGAACAATTCATCTCGCCGTGGCCAGCGTCTTTCCCTGGACAATCCCATGGCAATAATGGCAATGGGTGCTGAGGCTAAGATTCTCCCAGAAATGTTACAGGCACCCAAAGAGCTGGGTGCGCCACAGATGAGCTTTGACCCGACTATCTGGAACCAGTacgctgctgctgccttcactGGTGGCTTGACCATGAAGACCAATGAAATTTCAGTCATTCAAGGAGGCGGCATCCCGCTGCCTGGGAGCCCTGCCGGGGGGCCACTGATTGGCTCTACCGGAGGCCTCTTGAAGATGGATGGATCTCACTCTGGCTTGCCCGGTGCAATGGCTGAAATAGAAAAGAACAGTTCAGAAAGTGTGCCAAAGTCACAGTTTCCACATTTCATGGAGGAGGGCAAAATTGCAGTtaattagatttctttttttttttttaaatcggcAGGTAATTCCTTCCCACCCCTCTTCAATTTGCAAATGTGTCCCTTTATATTTGAATAAGGTACAATCAatgttcagaagaaaaaaaaccttgaagaATTCCATCTGGATTGGCCGagagattattttgttttacatttaatttagacATTCTCTCCACTCCTGATCTCAATGATTCTCGAGTGTTAAGCTTAACTTGATTTATTACTACTGtaggattattttattttatatgaacACATATGCGGGTATTTTCTcatgtgacttttatttgttttgctgtctATCCAGATGTTTGAATGTATGACTTACTTGAAACTTGCTTTAACTCAGACTGTCTCCTTGAGAACCTCTTGAAGGATTATGACTTTTGTAGGAAAAGTTAAAGGACATGAATATTAAGGACCCCAGTCTGACCGGGCAGGGCATGGTCTCAGTGTTTAGAATTAATATTATGGCTAACTATATGTATCATTTAGGACTACTTTCCCTTCTGTTGTGTGCCATAGGTTTTATGACATTGTACATTTTTCTAGTGATAATTGTCATTAACTTTTTCTCATTGTGAAGGGCCTTTGATCAGATTGGCTTTCatataaaaaaagtcaaagttctACAGTTTCAAATTGTGGattataaatgcatttttattgtattgGTGCCAAGATACCGATGTTGATTCATATATCCAAGTGCCTGATCTGAACTAAACCGGCATTTTAAGGCACTGTTGGATTGTTACAAATACTCTTAGACTGAAAGAAATGGTGTTTCCCTGTGTAGTGTGGCATACATTTCATAATATTTTCATAGTTTACTCAAGTTGGTTTTCACCCACATACTCGGCTCTGAAAGTTACATTGGCACATTTAGTAGGCTGAGCTCAGAAGGCCGTCTTACGCATAGTGTTGTCATGCCTGCACTTTATTTCAGGTTCTGCTTTTACATTTCACTGCGCTTGTAATTGAATGAAGAGGTGacaaattgtcatttttgtttacctttATTTCCGCAATGATCCAAACTAACGgtcaagatttctttttttcttccttggtCTTATCAGTTTGtagcagaatttatttatttatgatacGAAATGCTTGAGTTTAGGGGTAAGTTTCTACCTCATTTCGATATTAGTTGTCCCTCAGTGCCCCTCACACTCAATGCAACGTTCTGTATATTTTCTTCCTGTGTATGCTATGGAAATCTTCACTCTCACCCTGCTGAGTTGAACAGTAATGAATGTATCACTGGACACTTTACACAACTCAGCCTGGTCCGAGTACTTTGTAGGCTCCTGCTGGTCATTCCTTTATCGATATGCATTTGCCAAGTTGTGCCTTTCTTTAAGTAAACCAAGTCAAACCTGTTCTCAAGTTGCTTCCACAGTTCAAGCAACGTGGAGCCAATTTAGTCCTGTTTACagtgtaaatgtgtgtttttctttcagtttctttggtctaaatgttttctgatttttgaagaataaaatCAGGGTGACTTTTTTTGACACTTTTCCTgttatctttttttccaaaactaaCCAACCTGGTTGGCTACCTGGGTGGTAGTTACTTTTCTAGTTTGCCATGCAAGCACAAGAACTCAGCTGAGCTTCAGGTTAATTTTTGACTCCAACAATGCCCATCATTCACATAAATCCCTAATTTACATCAATTCACCTTCAGCGGACTCTATAGTGAAATTATTTCTCCTAATTCTCATTTCCCACCATCATTAATCCAGTGGCATTTTGCATTCTCAACGAAAACCCATTTGCATCCACAACCGAAGCATGCAGTCCATTTTGTGTCAACTGTACATTGGCCACttcctctgcagttttaaaTGAGGCAATCATTTGCATAATTGACCTTAAAGGAACCACACAATTCTTGTGGAGAGCGCCTACAGGAAGAGAGACTTTAGAAATGATGTAGTCTGTACAAACACCAAATCAGTTCAGATGTTGAGAGCTGTAGaaattttctgtttactgtattttttgttttttgagagaTGGATTGCTGTTTTTGACATGGCCAATATAGGTTGCAAAGccttgtttaaaagaaaataaaaatcaaccatGATGTGCAAAGAAAACTACACATAAGATGAAGAATGACCAGGTGTCATGCATAGTTGAAACACTATACAGAATGGAATCATGAAAGCCAAAGCTGATTTCCATAGTGGTGGCTTCTTAAATCATGATAACAAAGACTAGTTCACCTCTGCAAATGTTTCAACACTGAGGTCAAAGTGGTGGCATGCAAATTTAATTATTGTAGGCATTACTCATTATACAAATGGTGCATTTTGCAACAAAAGTGTACAATCACTCAGTGTTTGatttacattaataaatgtttgcacCTGTTGCTTTGTGGATTTATAATTAATGCTGAGAGCGTTCAACACACCCAGCCACCTTCAGGTCACAGAGCCAGGTGAGCTATGGGAAGCCTTGTGGTCACTGAATATTGAAACTTTGCCATAGTAACTTTTCACTGACATATTTTAGGAATTTTCAATTACAGAATATTCATCCTTTAactttgttcacattttgtcatgttacaccCACAAACGTAATTTTATGTGTTGGACTAACACAAAGCAGTGTACAATTATGAAGTAGAATGAAAATTATCCATAGTTGAAGGTCTCTGAGTCAGAAGAATTTAACTTTTACAGCTGCATTACAGCCTATTacttttacacacaaacagGGAATGTTGCCCATTCTTCTCTGCATGACATCTTAAGCTCAGAATTTCTGTGCACACATTCAGAAAGAATTTGTGCACAGAAATCCCAAAGCATTATTTGAATTTAGTGTACACTTTGAACTAAATCCTTTCATGATACCTCAGACTCTGTCTTTAGGGTTTTCATATCACTGGAAGGTGAACACTGACCACAGTCTGgtgtcttgttttcttttcttttttttttttttagcctgtaacaggttttctttcaagGGTcactatttcacattttaataacCTTATTAATTCTGACcatcttttttctgtctcaagAAAAGCATCATTGtagcatgatgttgccacaACTATTCACCTTTGGGAGACAACAGTgttaaaaaagtttgtttggCAAAAAGTTTGATTCTGAAACCTATTTTTACACTGCAAATTGTCACCTAGactttttatgactttctttcaattacattttgtcttgcAATCTtaggcatttatttattttattgaatgaaTTAACGTCTGCGGCCATCCTGGCCCAGGTAGGAATTTAATAACCGTCCCCTAAACCATTTAATTGTAGCTCTGCCTTTACAgtctttttcaataaattagaatatgtgtTCCAGTGAggtttgtttgtcagattaaaagtaccttttgaaaatagcaACTTTTAAGCAGATATTATTCTTACATTAAGGCCACATTTAAgcatattttatgcttttttttatagGTAGGACGTAATATTCAACTCTAAAATGCCATACTTTCATTACAGTAAtcaaaaaatcataattaacagaaataaaggcttaaaaGCATCAGTGACCGGTCACCattgatgctgccactaccttGTTTCACAGAGAAGATGTGTCCAAAGTGATgtagtctttattttttttttacaaaaatgaaaaacaacacgAAAAATATTAACCAGTATAAGTtactagtttgtttttgttcttttttcaaaagCTAATCATGTTAAAAGAGCATTATAAATATAGTTACGTCCTCTGTCCGCCCGGTTGTTTGTCCCCAAACATCCGGGCCGTCTCCATCCCCAGCACCGCCACCCTCCGCGCTGTCCTGAGTGACAGCTAGCTGCCTCCGCCCAGGCTAGAACCGCTACAACCAGGTTGACTTCTTCCAGCGCCTACCCGCTACCGGGGAGCCGCAGGAATGACCGACAGTATCCCCCTTCAACCGGTGCGGCGACAGAAGAGACACGACAGTAAAAACAGGAATGGGTAAGGGCGTTGGACAGCGCCGTAATGTTAATgttatgttgtctttttttttacttatctgGTTCTGCTGTTATACCGTAAATTGTTTACACCTCCGCGTCGACATTGTGTCCGAGACCTATCTGAGTCAATGctagtttattttgtgtttagtgGTTTAAAATGGCTAAAAGAGTCATTCATGCTTACATTTAACATGCGGCTATTCATTGTTGCACTTTAACAGCTAGCGTTAGCTAAGCTCCATGAGAGACATCCTTGTTCCGGGGTGCAGCGCTTGTAGCAAGTGCATTTGACGCCCATGTCAATATTTGCTCCGCTAACATCACTTCAGACTTGCTGAAGAACAAAAAGCAGCAATAATTCGTTAAAAAATAGTCGTCAGTTCACAATTCATCAGAGCTATTCTTTCTCAGATTATTCATTGTTGTAGCTCATCTGAAAAGGGCAGGCCCCATTACTGATGATGGAGAAGCAGGAGGCAGTGCTGACTTGCTTCCCACAGACTGATGAGGCTGTCATGGTGATGTATATCTGTGaattaatctgaaaaaacaaagactttgcATTAAATCAGTAAATGAAAAGGCTTGTTCAGCCTGGTGCATCAGGTTAGCTACCCACACAAACAATGTCAGGGAGGTTTACAGTGGTGTGTTAATATGTCAGGCTGATATTTTTCacaatcagcttttatttacaaagctGAAATGAGGTGCTTTGAACATAAAAaagcatttgatcattttccatTTGTAAACATGTATGGCgagtttcttatttttcagctttcttGACATTTTCTATTTCTTAAAGGAGACAAATCTAATAATACTCAATAAATTCAGTCCTTTTTGACTGAATGATAGGGCCTATCATTTTAACCTTAAATGATAGGCCCTTActtcatgtttgatatatggAATATCTGCTTTTGGCTTTCCTGATTTCTTGATGTTGACATTCAGCATAGAAACAACCTTAAACTATGATTTTTGCCTTGGCCACCCCTATGTGCATAATTCATAAATGCATGACACGTAccatgaaaaactttaaaaacacaaatggtaAAATAATATGAACCCCAACAGAATATAGACATAAATCTGAAGACTGTGAATTAGTAGAAGTCACTATATGATGTGTCTGTCATCTAAAACATAAAGAttatttaattcagttaaaaaatacaaaattaaatattgtaacTCATTTTATTGAGGTTTCTTCAAACAGTTGTAGATGATGAGTTGTGGTGGACAGAAAGGACTTCCTGTAACAGTCAGTCTCACAGCCATTCTAAGTAAACCTCTAATAAAAGACTCTGTTCTTGCCTAACAGTTTGATGACTGCCAAAAATCAGCATTTCAACTCTCtcttacagtttatttttcactaCCAGTGCCGTTTGTCCCGTAATGTGTGATTTGTCCTCATTCATGTGCTGGCTACAGTCCTGAGCATATTCTAAACAATGCAGTCAGAGCTGCTCTGCTCGACAAACGTGTTGACTCCATTTTGAAACTGCCCATCTGTCTCTATCTGCAGTAACATCTGTAAAAACTACACATTACACCTGGTAAAGCTATTGTTTTAACCTCTTATCTGTCATAATGACACACATGGTCCTCATGGACATGTAAGTGTTTTGAAGGGGACAGTTAAGAGTTTAGCCAGTGAGTCCTCCTGCTAACTGATTGTGAGTTTATCTTTAACAGCAGAATTTTGTTGATATGATAAAATGTGTCCTTGCATGGTGATAAGTACACAATAAAGAAGCCAGTTCTCCACTTAAATACTGACTGTCATTCAAATGaagctttaaattatttgtttttctgtgtatatgtttatttattatacaCTGTTATCTGTAAATTCAGTTTCAGGGAGTTTAGGGCATTGTTTGTTATGACACATTGACAAACATGGAGTAACTATTATCAAAAATGTTGGTGAGGCAATACAGCATTGTAGGTTATTAtacagttcaattcagttttcgAGGgactttacaaaaataaatgttattaaacgatgcatttaatttcagtttattttgactGGTCTAAACATTTTCTAAGGAAACCCATCAGATCGCATGAATCCACTCCTGGATGAATTTGTAGCGACGGGACAATTGTGTTTTGTCATTGGCTGCAATCCCtcatactgagcatgcatgtagcgacagtggagaggaaagaTTCCCTTTTAACAGGACGAAACCTAGACTTCTTCAAGAGAAAAAGACATACTTTAGGTTAGTTAGGCAAGGATTTCAATGATTTCCTGGAAAAGAAGCATTTCACGAGAATCTTTAACCTCTTTAGATGTGATTCTCAACTTGTTCTGTTTCTCCTTTTGGAATGTTAGCATTGCATAAGTCACTAACattaattgcagttttctgactgaTCGCCTATTAcggatctttaaaaagcctgacctgcagattcagattttgactgatgccatgtttttttcttgtctgaaatgttgctaaatatagcaagaaagtcactgaatTGACAACAGTGGAGTGACCATTGTTAACTGaaaacgtgcagacatgacctggagagcaggtctgtcagtcaaacttcTCTCACCGCAGAGCCAAAGAGGACAATgattgatttttagacctttggcAAGGCAGATAAGAAATAAAGGAAATCGGCTCTGATAAATTGGTTGGTACATAAATTGGTTCACGCCTAGTCACATAGCCTATATTTGCTAAACATTAGGGTAGAAAATTTGACAGTACTTTAAGATTAAGAACTACATCGCAGTGCATCACAGTCATTCATATTTTATAGTCTGATATCTCACAAGATGTGTTACTTCTAGTAAGACATGCAAGCTTGGGTCATAATCTTTGTCTTTATAGTGTTTGAAATGACCTTACTTCTGAGATAaggttaatatttatttacatggcTCTTAGCTCAGTTCAGCGCTGCTCCTTCTCCATGTGTCCGGGTGGAATAAGGTACACATTACAAACAGTGGAGCATTTATGGTGAGAGTTTCTCTGAATTGTAAATGATGATGTGAACACTTCCAAGTTTGTTCCGGTAGTATAGCTCAGAAAaagcctaaaaataaattaattttgtattaGTTAACCAAATCTCCCAGGGAAACATTCAGAAACTTCTGAGAAGTAACCCCTGGTTTTCTGTTTCCCCTGGGGAAGAAATATGATGTGGCACAGAAGCTTGTTTTTCCTAAATATTGACCGCAAGGACCGGACAAGGGCTTATAGGTGTGTTTCAACTGCAGGACCCTTTTCCTGGAACCAGAGTTATTTTGTTGGGCTATTATTAACAAAACCGCTGTTTTTTCAAGGGTCAAAACAAATTACAAGCAGTAAAAACTTACCCCATAAACGGCGGTTGTAAGAAAATCCTACTTTTCATTTATAATCATCTCTTGAGTAGAGTTTTATGGAACCAGAACAAGGAGCGTTTTGACATGGTTGAATCTTTCAGTGTCATAATTCAGTCATATCAGCCTGAACTCATCAGTTTAATGGGATGGGTGTTAACATTTCTCAGATAATTACAAAATGTGGCTGTACTGaaattttgtttcctcttttcagTCGCTTTAACACAGTCTTCAAAGGAACCTTTAGATACTATTTACATAACAGCTGGTTCTTTGAGTCAGGACAGGACAACACCTTTTCTGTCCTACCGTCACCAAAGTAAATAGGTAGAGTTGACTAAACGCTGCTGAGACTTTAACATGAACCGTGtgtttggtcagatgagatgaGCTTTTCTGCAACAAACACTTCAGTTAGGTCTCACGTGAAACAAGGGAGgaacatgtgaaaaaaataaaataaattctc
The genomic region above belongs to Xiphophorus maculatus strain JP 163 A chromosome 1, X_maculatus-5.0-male, whole genome shotgun sequence and contains:
- the sall4 gene encoding sal-like protein 4 gives rise to the protein MSRRKQAKPQHINSDEPGSVGTGIPRDDQAEDAENDVKRLRMEGIKVCKKCCAEYFDEAEFLEHEKNCTKSQHVVIMKEGDYTEEYSQGSPEGLNSDHDDGQSSNHSNADQLEQAEEESSVNAEDSAQQDQEELSNSPERAFQPSPKIQNSNVTLQTLPDTKVAVSQHSSNAPQALPQDVFQAIPIILEQLVCLQQQQLQQIQLTEQIRIQVAMMTPQGLQPSVGAAMDPLKALGAHLSQQLSAAAALIGKRTGSQSLSMESVKQGKLPLPTGIPNSLSAGLGQSASKTDILKGVPDLGSRLQPLLPQSSGVMSFPSNFNGIQPGIDPSKKLKAKMLTLPTESKNGELLFKHKCKYCGKTFGNDSALQIHLRSHTGERPFKCNICGNRFTTKGNLKVHFQRHKDKYPNISMNPHPVPEHLDSIPTSSGIPFGMSVPIDESNLTETKPVISHPAAGFNPQSIPGFKPMFDGFGRDPFSQKPSPSTSDSSPSISTVFGRDPGLDPNHKEAKEMLGAFHHMNGGALPGEPSSGTAKLQQMVDGLEKRTNDPNECVICHRVLSCQSSLKMHYRTHTGERPYKCKICGRAFSTKGNLKAHYGVHRANTPLKVQHSCPICQKKFTNAVVLQQHIRMHMGGQIPNTPMPESQYEATEAMEPSLPEEKSVDNSGVEGTMEGHEPELHSQKLTDSLNSLPSATEEHSQKLAAPLPFSSLDVLKNLTSALVLKRQSSTASESEGTPKGSPPIQKEQEYQNGRSPAISDSAVSFHSSSPMNISSKSPESAGDEFTRSLTKQEHDGPQDGGESSGALDLTASSSFNTKVIKEEPGVLFTNGDYAPSNFPFMKISPSLGSLEMKIPPESSLGPHGLFSSQMPQGTAVPSSISTAPRRSTKQHICNACGKNFSSASALQIHERTHTGEKPFACNICGRAFTTKGNLKVHIGTHMWNNSSRRGQRLSLDNPMAIMAMGAEAKILPEMLQAPKELGAPQMSFDPTIWNQYAAAAFTGGLTMKTNEISVIQGGGIPLPGSPAGGPLIGSTGGLLKMDGSHSGLPGAMAEIEKNSSESVPKSQFPHFMEEGKIAVN